From a single Rutidosis leptorrhynchoides isolate AG116_Rl617_1_P2 chromosome 5, CSIRO_AGI_Rlap_v1, whole genome shotgun sequence genomic region:
- the LOC139848492 gene encoding uncharacterized protein, translating to MNRPLWDKSILVAANQFIHSTFQFAGAGRPRGVRGGCRVATLGRIRVGSWNIGTLTGKRIELVDTFRKSNVDIVCVQETIWKGEEAIEIEDYKLWYSGSRIARNGVGIFLGKLHIDNVVDVGRFSDRIMSVSLIIKEETFTVISAYAPHAGLGDAEKKSFWELLDEVVRGCPADHRLIIGGDLNGYIGAKTEGYEGAHEGFGFGPRNEEGRSILEFAIAHELVVANSFFKKRDAQLATFHSGDRSTQIDFLLLRKGKLRTCRDCKVLPALTCSSQHRLLVMDLVTKGRVGRRARVVQPRILWKNLYGANAETFRANVVERLSVEGDNVAPTEADQLWNRMASTIRDVAKETLGMATGTSRAHKSRRESWWLSDNVQTKVALKQARFRELITLGEGIAKARERRSRDLGNIKYIKDVAGQSIVREDLIRKRWEDYFASLFGRGRPERNGESYEVREFQNNCFCTMINEEEVRLALRKMGRNKAVGPDQIPIEAWKCLGGDGGAKTRVRTTVGNTEFFPVEVGLHQGSALSPYLFALILDELTHRIQDNIPWCLIFADNIVLVSDSQDELNRRLEQ from the exons ATGAATAGACCTCTCTGGGATAAAAGCATTTTGGTTGCAGCTAACCAATTTATCCATTCCACCTTTCAATTTGCTG GGGCGGGTAGGCCTAGAGGGGTTAGAGGTGGTTGTAGGGTAGCCACCCTTGGTAGGATTAGAGTGGGTAGCTGGAATATAGGAACCTTGACTGGTAAGAGGATTGAGCTCGTTGATACCTTTCGTAAGAGTAATGTAGACATTGTGTGTGTTCAAGAGACTATATGGAAGGGTGAAGAGGCGATAGAGATTGAGGACTATAAGTTGTGGTACTCGGGTTCTAGGATAGCACGGAACGGGGTAGGTATCTTTTTAGGTAAACTACATATAGATAACGTCGTTGACGTGGGCAGgtttagcgataggattatgtcggttagttTAATTATTAAGGAGGAGACTTTCACGGTCATTAGTGCATACGCACCTCATGCGGGTTTAGGTGATGCCGAAAAGAAGAGTTTCTGGGAATTGTTAGATGAGGTGGTGAGGGGGTGCCCAGCGGACCATCGACTGATTATAGGTGGTGATCTGAATGGATATATAGGAGCGAAGACAGAAGGTTATGAGGGAGCCCATGAGGGCTTTGGGTTTGGTCCTAGAAATGAAGAGGGGCGCTCAATTCTTGAGTTTGCCATTGCCCACGAGTTGGTGGTAGCAAACTCTTTCTTCAAGAAGAGGGATGCTCAGTTAGCCACTTTCCATAGCGGGGATCGTAGCACCCAGATTGACTTTTTGCTTCTTCGTAAAGGGAAACTTAGGACCTGTAGGGACTGTAAGGTCCTTCCAGCTTTGACGTGCTCCTCCCAGCACAGATTGCTGGTCATGGACCTAGTCACTAAGGGAAGAGTTGGCAGGAGGGCTAGGGTTGTACAACCTAGAATCCTTTGGAAGAACCTCTATGGAGCGAATGCGGAGACTTTTAGAGCGAATGTTGTTGAGAGATTGAGTGTAGAAGGGGATAACGTTGCCCCTACAGAAGCAGACCAGTTATGGAATCGCATGGCGTCCACTATCAGAGATGTGGCAAAAGAGACCTTAGGAATGGCTACAGGGACATCGAGAGCCCATAAGAGTAGAAGAGAGTCGTGGTGGCTTAGTGACAATGTCCAAACAAAAGTCGCTTTAAAGCAGgcgaggtttagggagctcattactCTTGGAGAAGG gatagccaaagctagggagcgaagaAGCAGGGACTTAGGTAACATCAAATATATCAAGGATGTAGCGGGTCAAAGTATAGTAAGAGAAGATcttattaggaaaagatgggaagatTATTTTGCATCTCTTTTCGGTAGGGGAAGACCAGAGCGGAACGGTGAATCCTACGAGGTTCGGGAGTTTCAAAACAACTGTTTCTGCACGATGATTAACGAGGAGGAAGTTAGATTGgccctacgaaagatggggagaaacaaagcagtaggaccgGATCAAATTCCGATTGAGGCGTGGAAGTGCCTAGGAGGCGATGGG gGGGCGAAGACTCGTGTACGTACGACGGTAGGAAACACAGAGTTTTTCCCTGTTGAGGTAGGTCTACATCAAGGATCTGCCCTTAGCCCTTATCTTTTTGCTTTGATCCTAGACGAGTTGACTCATAGGATACAGGACAACATCCCATGGTGCCTGATTTTCGCCGACAatattgtattagtttcggattcccaggatgagcttaacagaaggCTTGAGCAATAG